One genomic region from Arthrobacter sp. FB24 encodes:
- a CDS encoding GNAT family N-acetyltransferase, which produces MLHDFNTEFGAPTPGTDELASRLSHLLAGEDVVVLLAGEPPTGLAVLSFRPNVWYPGPVAILDELYVRPGRRGHRLGSALLAASCGLVRSRGGALLEINVDGEDTDARRFYEARGFTNTEPNGTEPMLYYYREL; this is translated from the coding sequence ATGCTCCACGATTTCAACACCGAGTTCGGGGCGCCCACCCCGGGCACTGACGAACTGGCGTCGCGGCTTTCCCACTTGTTGGCGGGGGAGGACGTGGTGGTGCTGCTCGCCGGCGAGCCGCCAACCGGGCTTGCGGTGCTGAGTTTCCGGCCAAATGTCTGGTACCCGGGGCCGGTCGCAATCCTGGACGAACTCTACGTCCGTCCGGGCCGGCGGGGGCATCGCCTGGGCAGCGCCCTGCTCGCCGCCTCATGCGGGCTGGTCCGGAGCCGGGGCGGTGCATTGCTCGAAATCAATGTCGACGGCGAGGACACGGACGCCCGCCGGTTCTATGAGGCCCGCGGGTTCACAAACACCGAACCAAACGGCACGGAGCCAATGCTGTATTACTACCGGGAGCTCTGA
- a CDS encoding 5'-3' exonuclease, whose amino-acid sequence MSHRLMLLDTASLYFRAFYGVPDTIRRADGTPVNAVRGLLDMIARLTTDYEATHLIACWDDDWRPQWRVDLIPSYKSHRVAEVVAGAPDIEVVPDALETQIPMIRRVLELAGIAVVGATEHEADDVVGTYASQAGLPVDVVTGDRDLFQVVSDDRGVRVIYTARGMKNLEVVTDAVIVGKYRVLPEQYADYAILRGDTSDGLPGVAGIGEKTAASLLGEYGTLAMLLEAATDPGSGLSASVRSKLAAATDYLEVAPTVVNVVRDLSLPTLEEAGAQLDPVAGDSRAELERLASEWNLGGSVKRLLEALDRRD is encoded by the coding sequence ATGTCCCATCGCCTGATGCTGCTCGACACCGCGTCGCTGTACTTCCGCGCCTTCTACGGGGTGCCCGACACGATCCGGCGCGCCGACGGCACGCCGGTGAACGCCGTACGCGGCCTGCTGGACATGATCGCGCGGCTCACCACGGATTACGAAGCGACGCATCTCATTGCCTGTTGGGACGACGACTGGCGTCCGCAGTGGCGGGTGGACCTCATTCCCAGCTACAAGTCGCACCGGGTCGCGGAGGTTGTGGCCGGTGCGCCCGACATCGAAGTCGTGCCGGACGCGCTGGAGACGCAGATCCCGATGATCCGACGCGTGCTGGAGCTCGCCGGTATCGCCGTCGTGGGGGCTACTGAACATGAGGCCGACGACGTCGTTGGCACCTATGCCAGCCAGGCCGGCTTGCCGGTGGACGTGGTCACGGGCGACCGCGATCTGTTCCAGGTCGTCAGCGACGACCGCGGCGTGCGCGTGATCTACACCGCGCGCGGCATGAAGAACCTTGAAGTGGTCACTGACGCGGTAATCGTCGGCAAGTACCGTGTGCTGCCCGAGCAGTACGCCGATTACGCCATCCTCCGGGGCGACACCTCCGACGGTCTGCCGGGCGTCGCCGGCATCGGTGAGAAGACCGCCGCGTCACTGCTCGGGGAGTACGGCACTCTCGCGATGCTGCTCGAAGCGGCCACGGACCCGGGCAGCGGGTTGTCCGCATCGGTGCGGTCGAAGCTCGCTGCGGCAACGGACTACCTCGAAGTCGCACCCACCGTCGTGAATGTCGTGCGGGACCTTTCCCTGCCGACGCTTGAAGAGGCGGGCGCCCAACTGGACCCGGTGGCCGGTGACTCGCGCGCCGAACTGGAGCGTCTTGCCTCCGAATGGAACCTCGGAGGTTCGGTCAAGCGGCTCCTCGAAGCGCTCGACCGCCGCGACTAA
- a CDS encoding GatB/YqeY domain-containing protein: protein MTTLKERLHGDVVTHMKDRNKVALTTVRNVLGEIETREKSGKTPIELDDAQVTGLLQKEAAKRRDTAKIYTEAGETDRAAAEIAEAEVIEAYLPKALTRDEVEAIVDETIAGLKADGQEPSIRQMGAVMKPVTAKVAGRFDGKTVSEIVRSRLA from the coding sequence ATGACCACGCTCAAAGAACGCCTCCACGGCGACGTTGTAACCCACATGAAAGACCGGAACAAGGTGGCGCTCACCACGGTGCGCAATGTCCTCGGCGAGATCGAAACACGCGAGAAGTCCGGCAAGACTCCGATCGAACTCGACGACGCCCAGGTAACCGGCCTGCTCCAGAAGGAAGCAGCCAAACGCCGGGACACGGCGAAGATCTACACGGAAGCCGGTGAAACCGACCGCGCCGCGGCGGAAATCGCCGAAGCCGAGGTCATCGAGGCCTACCTGCCCAAGGCCCTGACACGGGACGAGGTGGAAGCCATTGTCGACGAGACAATCGCCGGGCTCAAGGCCGACGGCCAGGAACCGTCCATCAGGCAGATGGGCGCCGTGATGAAGCCGGTCACTGCCAAGGTCGCGGGACGGTTTGACGGCAAGACTGTCAGCGAAATCGTTCGGAGCCGTCTGGCCTAG
- a CDS encoding MFS transporter, which translates to MSPAARKIQRIYLTLTLGNTVAASFIWGINTLFLLDAGLSNLEAFAANAFFTAGMVLFEVPTGVVADGWGRRVSFLLGTVTLAVSTYFYYVLWQLSAPFWWWALVSVLLGLGFTFFSGAVEAWLVDALRFSGYEGGLEAVLGRGVMVSGIAMLVGSVAGGVIAQVTNLGVPFLIRTGVLLAMFVVAFRLMHDVGFTPERSARPLQAVRTVLASSVENGLKNPPVRYVMLAAPFSAGVGIYVFYALQPYLLELFGDRTAYSVAGLAAAVVAGAEVLGGWLAPRIRRLVRKRTTILVISVGVAALILVVLGFTRAFWAALALLTLWAVVDAAGVPVRQAYLNDMIASTQRATVLSFDSLIGSSGGVVVQPLLGRAADAYGYAASLAIGGVIQLISVPFLLASRRQGPPADLANAPGNADEL; encoded by the coding sequence ATGAGCCCCGCCGCCCGAAAGATTCAGCGCATCTATCTCACACTGACGCTGGGCAATACCGTTGCGGCCTCCTTCATCTGGGGCATCAACACGCTTTTCCTGTTGGATGCCGGGCTCAGCAACCTCGAGGCCTTTGCCGCAAATGCTTTCTTCACGGCGGGCATGGTGCTCTTCGAGGTGCCCACAGGAGTGGTCGCCGACGGCTGGGGGCGCCGTGTTTCATTCCTGCTCGGCACAGTGACCCTGGCCGTATCGACCTACTTCTACTACGTTCTCTGGCAGCTTTCCGCCCCCTTCTGGTGGTGGGCGCTGGTATCGGTCCTGCTCGGGCTGGGCTTCACCTTCTTCTCGGGGGCGGTGGAGGCCTGGCTGGTCGACGCATTGCGTTTCTCGGGCTATGAAGGCGGGTTGGAGGCGGTGCTCGGGCGCGGGGTGATGGTGTCCGGCATCGCGATGCTTGTCGGTTCGGTGGCCGGTGGCGTCATTGCGCAGGTCACCAATCTCGGCGTTCCGTTCCTCATCCGCACGGGCGTGCTGCTGGCGATGTTCGTCGTCGCGTTCCGGCTCATGCACGACGTCGGGTTCACGCCTGAGCGTTCGGCCCGCCCGTTGCAGGCGGTCCGTACCGTATTGGCCTCCTCCGTGGAGAACGGTTTGAAGAACCCGCCGGTGCGATACGTGATGCTGGCCGCACCATTCAGCGCCGGAGTCGGGATCTATGTGTTCTACGCCCTGCAGCCCTACCTCCTCGAGCTCTTCGGCGACCGGACGGCATACTCCGTGGCGGGGCTGGCGGCGGCAGTCGTGGCCGGAGCCGAGGTTCTCGGCGGTTGGTTGGCCCCCCGGATCCGGCGTCTTGTTCGCAAGCGCACCACCATATTGGTCATCAGCGTGGGAGTCGCCGCACTGATTTTGGTGGTGCTCGGGTTCACCCGGGCGTTTTGGGCGGCGCTCGCGCTGCTGACACTCTGGGCAGTGGTCGATGCCGCGGGCGTCCCCGTGCGGCAGGCCTACCTCAACGACATGATCGCCTCGACACAGCGGGCAACCGTGCTGAGTTTCGACTCACTCATCGGCTCAAGCGGTGGAGTGGTGGTGCAGCCGCTGCTCGGCCGCGCAGCCGATGCCTACGGCTACGCTGCCTCTCTGGCGATCGGCGGTGTGATCCAGCTGATTTCGGTGCCCTTCCTGTTGGCGAGCCGCCGGCAGGGGCCCCCGGCCGATCTGGCCAACGCCCCAGGAAACGCGGACGAGTTGTGA
- the ggt gene encoding gamma-glutamyltransferase — protein sequence MPKVRRRIAAITAALAMSVTGGAVTSPAIADPTEIKKEPTATGYGGAVSTVDPEASAAAIEVLRNGGNAADAAVAAAATLGVTEPYSAGIGGGGYFVFYDAKTGEVSTIDGRETAPAAMPGNAFIDPATGEPYKFTPELVTSGVSVGVPGTPATWERALERWGTLDLGDALNPAIKVATRGFVVDETFRQQTLDNKNRFAAFTSTSDLFLPGGDAPAVGSDFKNPDLAETYGLLAEEGTDGFYRGPLAEEIVTTVKAPPKTATTTLPVPVGFMETEDLAAYEALDQDPTHVEYRGLDVYGMAPSSSGGTTVGEALNILETFGPSEMRKPNRQNPGALHPYLEASALAFADRGKYVGDPALVDVPTEELTDPVFGKERACQVNLDKAAVKPAAAGDISSYDGACPAAAAAPADEKDTENISTTNMTVADKWGNVVEYTLTIEQTGGSGIVVPGRGFLLNNELTDFSTVYNEEDPNRIQPGKRPRSSMSPTIILKDGDPFLALGSPGGSTIITTVLQTILNRVDLRMSISDAIAAPRAAQRNTANVTAEPAFIDEYGAGLTALGHKLVPAGDAFTSAAEIGAATAIEFRPDGRMVAAAEPVRRGGGSAMVVKPRR from the coding sequence ATGCCTAAGGTGAGACGTCGAATTGCCGCCATCACGGCGGCCCTGGCCATGAGCGTGACGGGCGGCGCCGTCACGAGTCCCGCGATTGCCGATCCGACGGAGATAAAGAAGGAGCCCACCGCCACGGGCTACGGCGGCGCGGTCAGCACAGTCGACCCCGAGGCCTCCGCGGCAGCGATCGAGGTTCTCCGCAACGGCGGCAACGCGGCGGACGCCGCCGTCGCCGCGGCCGCAACCCTGGGCGTGACAGAGCCGTACAGCGCCGGGATCGGCGGGGGCGGCTACTTCGTCTTCTACGACGCCAAGACCGGCGAAGTGTCCACCATCGACGGCCGCGAAACCGCGCCGGCAGCGATGCCTGGCAATGCGTTCATCGACCCCGCGACAGGCGAGCCCTACAAGTTCACGCCCGAGCTCGTCACGAGCGGCGTTTCGGTGGGCGTGCCCGGGACCCCGGCCACCTGGGAGCGCGCGCTCGAGCGCTGGGGCACGCTGGACTTGGGTGACGCCCTGAATCCTGCCATCAAGGTCGCAACCCGCGGCTTTGTGGTGGACGAGACGTTCCGCCAGCAGACCCTGGACAACAAGAACCGATTTGCAGCTTTCACATCGACCAGCGACCTGTTCCTCCCGGGCGGCGACGCACCCGCCGTCGGCAGTGACTTCAAGAACCCCGATCTTGCCGAAACCTACGGCCTCCTTGCTGAGGAAGGCACGGACGGTTTCTACCGCGGACCGCTCGCGGAGGAGATCGTCACCACCGTGAAGGCCCCGCCGAAGACGGCCACAACGACGCTGCCTGTTCCGGTCGGTTTCATGGAGACGGAGGACCTGGCAGCCTATGAGGCCCTGGACCAGGACCCCACGCACGTGGAGTACCGGGGACTGGACGTGTACGGTATGGCGCCGTCGAGCAGCGGCGGCACCACCGTGGGCGAGGCATTGAATATCCTGGAGACGTTCGGCCCTTCCGAAATGCGCAAGCCCAACCGCCAGAACCCTGGTGCCTTGCACCCTTACCTTGAGGCGAGTGCGCTCGCGTTTGCGGACCGGGGAAAGTACGTGGGTGACCCTGCACTCGTGGATGTCCCCACCGAAGAGCTCACGGACCCGGTGTTCGGCAAGGAACGCGCCTGCCAGGTAAACCTGGACAAGGCGGCCGTGAAGCCCGCCGCAGCGGGGGATATCTCGTCGTACGACGGCGCGTGCCCGGCCGCCGCCGCGGCGCCCGCCGACGAGAAGGACACTGAGAATATCTCGACCACGAACATGACGGTCGCCGACAAGTGGGGCAACGTGGTGGAGTACACGCTCACCATCGAGCAGACCGGCGGCTCCGGAATCGTGGTGCCCGGCCGCGGGTTCCTGCTCAACAACGAGCTGACCGATTTCTCCACGGTGTACAACGAGGAGGATCCGAACCGGATCCAGCCTGGGAAGCGCCCGCGCTCCTCGATGTCGCCCACGATCATCCTGAAAGACGGTGATCCGTTCCTGGCCCTCGGTTCGCCTGGTGGATCAACCATCATCACCACGGTCCTGCAGACCATCCTGAACCGGGTGGACCTGCGCATGAGTATCTCTGATGCGATCGCTGCGCCGCGTGCAGCACAGCGCAACACTGCCAACGTCACCGCTGAGCCGGCGTTTATCGACGAATACGGTGCTGGCCTGACCGCGCTCGGTCACAAGCTGGTCCCGGCGGGCGATGCGTTCACCTCGGCAGCGGAGATTGGCGCGGCCACCGCTATTGAATTCAGGCCCGACGGTCGTATGGTCGCCGCGGCTGAGCCCGTGCGGCGCGGCGGCGGCTCCGCGATGGTGGTGAAACCGCGGCGCTGA
- a CDS encoding VOC family protein, which translates to MLKEREIAAVLPAKDIARARGFYRDVVGLDDPEVMDDENVMYRCGNGTTFLLYQTDNAGTAKNTQMGWMTDNIEAEVEELRGRGATFEEYDFPGLKTENGIATNAVGKAAWFLDTEGNILNIFQRA; encoded by the coding sequence ATGCTCAAGGAACGTGAAATCGCCGCGGTCCTCCCTGCCAAGGACATCGCCCGGGCACGTGGCTTCTATCGTGACGTTGTGGGGCTGGACGACCCGGAGGTCATGGACGACGAAAATGTGATGTACCGCTGCGGCAATGGAACAACTTTCCTGCTGTACCAGACGGACAACGCGGGCACCGCAAAGAACACCCAGATGGGTTGGATGACGGACAACATTGAAGCCGAGGTCGAAGAACTGCGGGGACGCGGCGCCACTTTCGAGGAGTACGACTTCCCCGGCCTGAAGACTGAAAACGGCATCGCAACCAACGCCGTAGGCAAAGCCGCGTGGTTCCTGGATACGGAGGGCAATATCCTCAACATTTTCCAACGCGCATAA
- a CDS encoding D-2-hydroxyacid dehydrogenase family protein: MRLAILDDYQSVARDYAPWEQLAADGVDVTFFTEPFPDDASTAASLRGVDIIIAMRERTAFGRERLAKLPDLKLLVTTGMANQSIDLRAAEELGIVVCGTGGSPTAAPELTWGLLLALARSISFEDRNLREGRWQSTVGFELAGKTLGVLGLGKIGRRVAAYGQAFGMDVIAWSPNLTGEAAAQAGVRKVSKEELFRDSDVVSVHVRLSERSRGVVGEEELRLLGPRGVLVNTSRGPLVDEDSLIRALNEGWIGGAALDVFDVEPLPAGHRLLSAPRTVLTPHLGYVTEQSYREFYGGAFEDVQAWLRGAPIRLLTAAPADG; encoded by the coding sequence ATGCGCCTCGCCATTTTGGACGATTACCAGTCTGTCGCACGGGATTACGCGCCCTGGGAGCAGCTTGCGGCCGACGGCGTCGACGTCACCTTCTTCACAGAGCCGTTTCCGGACGACGCGAGCACCGCGGCCAGCCTGCGCGGCGTGGACATCATCATTGCCATGCGCGAACGGACTGCCTTCGGCCGGGAGCGCCTGGCCAAACTGCCTGACCTGAAACTGCTGGTGACCACCGGAATGGCGAACCAGTCCATCGACCTGAGGGCGGCGGAGGAGCTAGGCATCGTGGTGTGCGGGACCGGCGGCTCCCCGACTGCGGCACCGGAACTGACGTGGGGACTGCTTCTGGCGCTTGCCCGCAGCATTTCGTTTGAAGACCGGAACCTGCGGGAAGGCCGTTGGCAATCCACCGTCGGCTTTGAGCTTGCCGGCAAGACCCTGGGAGTGCTGGGCCTGGGCAAAATCGGCCGCCGAGTTGCAGCGTACGGCCAGGCGTTCGGCATGGACGTCATCGCGTGGAGTCCCAACCTCACCGGCGAGGCCGCCGCACAGGCCGGCGTCCGCAAAGTCAGCAAGGAGGAACTCTTTCGTGACTCGGACGTGGTCTCGGTGCATGTGCGGCTCTCGGAACGCTCCCGGGGCGTGGTGGGCGAAGAGGAGCTCCGCCTCCTGGGGCCGCGGGGTGTGCTGGTCAACACCTCCCGCGGACCCCTGGTCGATGAAGATTCCCTCATCCGCGCACTGAACGAAGGCTGGATCGGCGGAGCCGCCTTGGACGTCTTCGACGTGGAACCCCTGCCCGCAGGCCACCGCCTATTGTCCGCACCACGGACCGTCCTGACGCCGCACCTAGGCTACGTCACGGAGCAAAGCTACCGGGAGTTCTACGGCGGCGCCTTCGAAGATGTTCAGGCCTGGCTCCGCGGAGCTCCGATCCGGCTGCTGACGGCTGCCCCCGCTGACGGCTGA
- a CDS encoding alanine racemase, translating into MPYPQLRLNADALENNIRVMASWCRERQVDLAPHVKTTMSAPIISRQMAAGAVGVTVATVDQVASALGWGHRHVLIANEVVDRYGLARIRGWLGEDSGREIRCFVDSAAGVNAAAEVFGAEGVALEVLIDVGTPGGRTGVRSLQEAVKLAGLVHAAPGLRLVGVAGYEGVVPNSRAEGTVAAVDRHCRLVRDVYLEVAPWFETSAPVYSMGGSAFPDRVAEYLPDGGQVPGTRRVLRSGCYVTHDHGTYAGVSPVPGLAPALTVRAVVLSTPEDGIAVVGAGKRDLPYDAGLPVVLSVHTADGTPRAGAAAVVRNLFDHHTVLTGVNGLEVTDVVDFGISHPCSAFDRWPEYVVTDGTGRDVDVWHTDFHRSSLVAPKR; encoded by the coding sequence ATGCCGTATCCGCAGCTCAGGCTTAATGCCGATGCTCTCGAAAACAATATCCGCGTCATGGCGTCCTGGTGCCGGGAACGTCAGGTGGACCTTGCCCCGCATGTCAAGACCACCATGTCTGCACCGATCATCAGCCGCCAGATGGCAGCCGGGGCCGTGGGGGTAACGGTCGCCACAGTGGACCAGGTCGCTTCTGCGCTGGGCTGGGGACACCGGCACGTCCTCATCGCCAACGAGGTCGTCGACCGGTACGGCCTGGCACGGATCCGCGGCTGGCTGGGGGAGGACTCCGGACGCGAAATCCGCTGCTTCGTGGACTCCGCTGCCGGTGTCAACGCCGCCGCCGAGGTATTCGGCGCCGAGGGGGTGGCCCTCGAGGTGCTGATCGACGTCGGGACGCCGGGCGGACGCACGGGAGTCCGCAGCCTCCAGGAGGCGGTTAAGCTTGCCGGGCTGGTCCATGCGGCGCCCGGCCTCAGGCTCGTTGGAGTCGCCGGGTACGAAGGCGTCGTGCCCAACAGCAGGGCAGAAGGGACGGTCGCGGCCGTTGACCGGCACTGCCGGCTGGTGCGGGATGTCTACCTGGAAGTCGCGCCGTGGTTTGAAACGTCAGCCCCGGTCTACTCGATGGGCGGGTCCGCTTTCCCGGACCGCGTGGCGGAATACCTCCCGGACGGCGGCCAGGTGCCCGGAACAAGGCGGGTCCTCCGTTCGGGTTGCTACGTCACCCACGACCACGGCACGTACGCCGGCGTCAGTCCGGTGCCCGGACTGGCGCCGGCGCTGACAGTCCGCGCCGTTGTGCTCTCCACCCCCGAAGACGGGATCGCCGTCGTCGGTGCCGGCAAGCGGGACCTGCCCTACGACGCCGGATTGCCGGTGGTCCTGTCGGTCCACACCGCTGACGGCACCCCGAGGGCCGGGGCGGCCGCCGTTGTGCGCAACCTCTTCGACCATCACACCGTCCTCACCGGGGTGAACGGACTGGAGGTCACGGATGTGGTGGACTTCGGGATATCCCACCCCTGCTCCGCGTTCGACCGCTGGCCCGAATACGTCGTCACCGACGGCACCGGACGGGACGTGGATGTGTGGCACACGGATTTCCACCGGTCTTCGCTGGTGGCGCCAAAACGGTGA
- a CDS encoding carboxyl transferase domain-containing protein has product MLAEQKVRHLDASGLITAVLDPGSYRSWDAPVADPDPGSEYRQELAAARAKTGVDESVLTGEGLIRGRRVAVIVSEFRFLAGSIGQAAAERIVTAVERATREGLPLLAGPASGGTRMQEGTIAFLSMVKISAAVRAHRQAGLPYLVYLRHPTTGGVMASWGSLGHITVAEPGALLGFLGPRVYEALYGTPFPENVQVAENLFDKGLIDAVVPPSQLSDVVDRALSILVTGPHTRIEPPKTLSVRPSDARAWESIEISRNPRRPDLRQLLAYGARDVLPLNGTGQGEKDPGLQLALARFGQESCVVIGHTRPRPSQQTAMGPASLREARRGMRLAEELGLPLLTVIDTGGAALSKEAEEGGLAGEIARSLHDMIGLNSPTVSVLLGQGAGGGALALLPADRTVAAQHAWLSPLPPEGASAIVHRSTDFAPAMAEAQGVHVAALYANGLVEHIVDERGDAGHSDAALEARAFCRRLGQAIEYELATLSSVAINELLPRRLEKYRNLGGLSAV; this is encoded by the coding sequence ATTCTCGCAGAACAGAAAGTCCGGCACCTGGATGCCTCCGGGCTCATCACCGCCGTGCTGGATCCCGGCTCCTACCGGAGCTGGGACGCTCCGGTGGCCGACCCGGATCCCGGTTCGGAATACCGGCAGGAGTTGGCGGCGGCGCGTGCCAAAACCGGCGTGGACGAATCCGTCCTCACCGGCGAAGGCCTCATCCGCGGCCGGCGTGTGGCCGTTATCGTCAGCGAATTCCGGTTCCTCGCCGGTTCCATCGGCCAGGCCGCTGCGGAACGCATCGTCACCGCTGTCGAACGGGCAACCCGCGAAGGGCTGCCGCTCCTGGCGGGCCCGGCGTCGGGCGGAACCCGGATGCAGGAAGGAACCATCGCCTTCCTGTCCATGGTGAAAATCAGTGCCGCCGTCCGCGCCCACCGCCAGGCGGGCCTGCCCTACCTCGTGTACCTGAGGCACCCCACCACCGGAGGGGTCATGGCGTCCTGGGGATCCCTCGGACACATCACTGTGGCCGAGCCCGGGGCCCTACTCGGCTTCCTGGGACCACGGGTCTACGAGGCCCTCTACGGCACGCCGTTTCCGGAGAACGTGCAGGTGGCGGAAAACCTTTTCGACAAGGGCCTCATCGACGCGGTGGTCCCTCCCTCGCAACTGTCCGACGTCGTGGACCGCGCCCTCAGCATTTTGGTCACCGGCCCGCACACTCGGATTGAGCCGCCGAAGACACTTTCGGTCAGACCGTCCGACGCCCGCGCCTGGGAATCGATCGAAATCTCCCGAAACCCGCGGCGGCCGGACCTGCGGCAGCTGCTCGCCTACGGCGCCCGCGACGTGCTCCCCCTCAACGGCACCGGGCAGGGGGAAAAGGACCCCGGACTGCAGCTTGCCCTGGCCCGCTTCGGCCAGGAGTCCTGCGTAGTCATTGGCCATACCCGGCCCAGGCCGTCGCAGCAGACCGCGATGGGACCGGCGTCGCTCCGTGAGGCCCGGCGAGGCATGCGGCTGGCCGAGGAACTGGGCTTGCCGCTGCTGACAGTCATTGACACCGGCGGCGCGGCGCTCTCCAAGGAAGCCGAGGAAGGCGGCCTGGCCGGCGAGATTGCCCGGTCCCTGCATGACATGATCGGGCTGAACTCCCCCACCGTCTCGGTCCTGCTGGGCCAGGGTGCCGGTGGCGGGGCGCTGGCCCTCCTGCCCGCGGACCGCACCGTCGCCGCCCAGCATGCCTGGCTGTCCCCGCTGCCGCCTGAAGGCGCCAGCGCCATCGTCCACCGCAGCACCGATTTCGCGCCGGCCATGGCCGAAGCACAGGGCGTCCACGTTGCCGCGCTGTACGCCAACGGACTGGTCGAGCACATCGTGGACGAACGCGGGGACGCGGGGCACAGCGATGCTGCCCTGGAGGCGAGGGCGTTCTGCCGGCGGCTGGGACAGGCCATCGAATACGAACTCGCTACCTTGTCCTCCGTCGCGATCAACGAACTGCTCCCGCGGCGGCTGGAAAAGTACCGGAACCTGGGCGGGCTTAGCGCCGTCTGA
- a CDS encoding CaiB/BaiF CoA transferase family protein, with protein MQSTESTPQAEGPLSGYLVVDLSRALAGPHAGMMLADLGARVIKVENPGTGDDTRGWGPPFVGPEDDPQATYFLSCNRNKESIALDLKNDDGRTVLRELLERADVVIENFRPGVLDRLGFSAAEMHALNPALVILSITGFGHDGPESRRSGYDQILQGEAGLMSLTGSGPDDPQRVGVPIADLLSGMYGAFGTLAALLQRERTGQGQIVRTSLLAALIGVHAFQGTRATVAGEVPKAQGNHHPSIAPYGLFHCRQGRVQISVGSEKLWKTFASTFGIDSARPEFASNADRVRNREKVIEEVEQAFSDYEAGELLAKLNDAGIPAGKVRTLDEVYAWEQVHSQGLVIDVDHKILGTVSLPGPPLRFFSAAGTAETTLTTHTAPPLLDQDGEQIRQWLGLQPAGTKGTPAGPEQEGR; from the coding sequence ATGCAGAGCACTGAATCCACTCCCCAGGCAGAGGGTCCGCTGTCGGGCTACCTCGTGGTGGACCTGAGCCGCGCCCTGGCCGGCCCACACGCAGGCATGATGCTTGCTGACCTCGGCGCCCGGGTCATCAAGGTGGAGAACCCCGGCACCGGGGACGACACCCGCGGCTGGGGCCCGCCTTTCGTCGGGCCGGAGGACGATCCGCAGGCAACCTATTTCCTGTCCTGCAACCGGAACAAGGAATCCATCGCCCTGGACCTGAAGAACGACGACGGGCGGACAGTCCTGCGCGAACTGCTGGAACGCGCCGACGTCGTCATCGAGAACTTCCGCCCCGGCGTCCTGGACCGGCTGGGCTTCTCCGCCGCGGAAATGCACGCGCTGAACCCGGCACTGGTGATCCTGTCCATCACCGGCTTCGGACACGACGGGCCGGAATCCCGGCGCAGCGGCTACGACCAGATCCTGCAGGGTGAAGCCGGCCTGATGTCCCTGACCGGATCCGGGCCGGACGACCCCCAAAGGGTGGGTGTTCCCATCGCCGATCTGCTCTCGGGCATGTATGGCGCGTTCGGAACCCTGGCGGCCCTGTTGCAGCGGGAACGGACCGGGCAGGGCCAGATCGTCCGCACCTCACTGCTTGCCGCGCTTATCGGGGTGCACGCGTTCCAGGGCACCAGGGCCACGGTGGCTGGCGAGGTCCCCAAGGCGCAGGGCAACCACCACCCCTCCATCGCTCCCTACGGACTGTTCCACTGCCGGCAAGGACGGGTCCAGATCAGCGTGGGCAGCGAAAAGCTGTGGAAGACGTTCGCCTCCACGTTCGGAATCGACTCAGCACGCCCCGAATTCGCCAGCAACGCGGACCGGGTGCGCAACCGCGAGAAAGTCATCGAAGAGGTGGAACAGGCATTCTCGGATTACGAAGCCGGGGAGCTGCTCGCCAAACTCAACGACGCCGGTATCCCGGCCGGCAAGGTCCGCACCCTGGACGAGGTGTACGCCTGGGAGCAGGTACATTCGCAGGGCCTGGTGATCGACGTCGACCACAAGATCCTGGGCACCGTCAGCCTGCCCGGTCCGCCGCTGCGGTTCTTCAGCGCCGCCGGCACCGCAGAAACGACCCTCACCACGCACACCGCACCCCCGCTGCTGGACCAGGACGGAGAGCAGATCCGGCAGTGGCTTGGGCTGCAGCCCGCCGGCACAAAAGGTACCCCGGCCGGCCCGGAACAGGAAGGGCGCTGA